In the genome of Noviherbaspirillum sp. L7-7A, one region contains:
- a CDS encoding polysaccharide deacetylase family protein, whose protein sequence is MNASNFPALPCHGRFPYSGIRDRPRYRWPNGAGLAVYLGFNIEHFAFGEGLGARLGPVCPEPDVLNYAWREYGNRVGAWRCLDLFDTLGMPTGALINTALYDHCPELVAAVAARGDELIGHGHTNARQQGTLAEADELALLMHCRERMQHSSGRAPAGWLSPWISESRVTPDLLAESGYRYTLNWCHDDQPVRMTTRSGKPLWSIPYPQEVNDIPMLVARQMDAKDFAQLIVDNFDEMLEQSRREPLVMGIALHPYLVGQPYRLRHLRRALEHIAQARDQGRIWFATPGAICGYVDQLDLPHAAPFHITDSERPA, encoded by the coding sequence ATGAACGCAAGCAACTTCCCCGCCCTGCCCTGCCACGGCCGCTTTCCCTATTCCGGCATCCGCGACCGGCCGCGCTACCGCTGGCCCAACGGCGCCGGGCTGGCGGTCTACCTAGGCTTCAACATCGAGCACTTCGCCTTTGGCGAAGGGCTGGGCGCGCGGCTGGGGCCGGTCTGCCCCGAGCCCGACGTGCTCAACTACGCCTGGCGCGAATACGGCAACCGGGTCGGCGCCTGGCGCTGCCTGGACCTGTTCGACACGTTGGGCATGCCGACCGGCGCGCTGATCAATACCGCGCTGTACGACCATTGCCCGGAGCTGGTAGCGGCCGTGGCCGCGCGCGGCGACGAGCTGATCGGTCACGGCCACACCAATGCTCGTCAGCAGGGCACACTGGCCGAGGCTGACGAACTAGCGCTGCTGATGCATTGCCGCGAGCGCATGCAGCACAGCAGTGGCCGGGCGCCGGCAGGCTGGCTCTCGCCCTGGATATCCGAAAGCCGGGTCACCCCCGACCTGCTGGCCGAAAGCGGTTACCGCTATACGTTGAACTGGTGCCATGACGACCAGCCGGTCCGCATGACAACCCGCAGCGGCAAGCCACTGTGGTCCATACCCTATCCGCAGGAGGTCAACGACATCCCAATGCTGGTGGCGCGTCAGATGGACGCCAAGGACTTTGCCCAGCTCATCGTCGACAACTTCGATGAGATGCTGGAGCAGTCGCGCAGGGAGCCGCTGGTGATGGGCATCGCGCTGCATCCCTACCTGGTCGGCCAGCCGTATCGCCTGCGTCACCTGCGGCGCGCGCTGGAGCACATCGCCCAGGCGCGCGACCAGGGACGCATCTGGTTTGCAACGCCAGGCGCGATCTGCGGCTACGTCGATCAGCTTGACTTGCCGCACGCGGCCCCATTCCACATCACTGACAGCGAAAGGCCTGCATGA
- a CDS encoding nuclear transport factor 2 family protein — MQHAPTVDMDGNQALLSAAAVVDEYLRRLMIPDPDAARELVSPELLIRFTGGREMRDPAQCAAFNAVRYAWVKKRIEATEVVSGASNDHAVVYSRGTLYGAWPDGTPFEGNRYVDRYVVTHGLITRMDVWNDSAEWLLERAGLAQS, encoded by the coding sequence ATGCAGCATGCACCAACAGTGGACATGGACGGGAACCAGGCGCTGCTCTCTGCGGCGGCGGTGGTAGATGAATACCTGCGCCGGCTGATGATCCCCGACCCCGACGCGGCGCGCGAACTGGTCTCGCCCGAACTTCTGATCCGCTTCACCGGCGGGCGCGAAATGCGCGATCCGGCGCAATGCGCCGCGTTCAATGCGGTCCGCTATGCCTGGGTGAAAAAGCGCATCGAGGCGACCGAAGTCGTCAGCGGCGCCAGCAATGATCATGCGGTGGTCTACAGTCGCGGCACCTTGTATGGCGCATGGCCGGATGGCACGCCGTTCGAGGGCAACCGCTATGTCGACCGGTACGTGGTGACCCACGGCCTGATCACCCGGATGGATGTCTGGAACGACAGCGCGGAATGGCTGCTGGAACGTGCCGGCCTGGCGCAGTCGTGA
- a CDS encoding ABC transporter substrate-binding protein, translating to MISFKRRTIIAACIAVLSGVSMTSAQAADTIKIGLVTALSGQSAQAGEAITRGLSVAIDEINAKGGLLGGRKVELVSRDDEGNPAKGVVAARELIFKEKVAVLFGGLDTPVSMAIVPIANQEKVPFMGPWAAGTGITKNGANPNFAFRVSAVDEIVDKGMLAYAQKTFKSAKPGMILVNNAWGESNEKGLVAALNEKGMKPAGIEKFEGSDVDVVPQLSRLKAAGADALFMVGNVGPSSQVVKSLDRMGWRVPAVSHWGPAGGRFTELAGPNAKHVHFVQTYSFFGKQSPVGEKVIAALKAKYPAIKGPDDITPAVGVANAYDGMHLAALAIAKAGSTNGPAVREGFYKIDRYEGLIKTYVQPFSPTVHDALSENDYVWAQFIDNRILPVGVSN from the coding sequence ATGATTTCATTCAAGCGTCGGACCATCATCGCCGCATGCATCGCGGTATTAAGCGGCGTCTCCATGACAAGCGCACAGGCTGCCGACACCATCAAGATCGGCCTGGTCACTGCGTTATCGGGCCAATCGGCGCAGGCCGGTGAAGCCATTACCCGCGGCCTGTCGGTGGCGATCGACGAGATCAATGCCAAGGGCGGCCTGCTAGGCGGGCGCAAGGTGGAGCTGGTCAGCCGCGACGATGAAGGCAATCCGGCCAAGGGCGTGGTGGCCGCGCGCGAACTGATCTTCAAGGAAAAGGTGGCGGTGCTGTTCGGTGGGCTGGATACGCCGGTGTCGATGGCCATCGTGCCGATCGCCAACCAGGAAAAAGTGCCATTCATGGGACCGTGGGCGGCGGGCACCGGCATTACCAAGAATGGCGCGAATCCAAATTTCGCCTTCCGCGTCTCGGCTGTCGACGAGATCGTGGACAAGGGCATGCTGGCCTATGCCCAGAAGACCTTCAAGTCGGCCAAGCCGGGGATGATCCTGGTCAACAATGCCTGGGGCGAGTCGAACGAGAAAGGACTGGTTGCGGCGCTGAATGAAAAAGGCATGAAGCCGGCCGGCATCGAGAAATTCGAGGGCAGCGACGTCGACGTGGTGCCACAGCTGAGCCGCCTCAAGGCAGCCGGGGCCGACGCACTCTTCATGGTGGGCAATGTCGGGCCTTCCTCGCAGGTCGTGAAATCGCTCGACCGCATGGGCTGGCGGGTGCCGGCGGTGTCGCACTGGGGGCCGGCGGGCGGCCGCTTCACCGAGCTGGCCGGTCCGAACGCAAAGCATGTGCATTTCGTGCAAACCTACAGTTTCTTCGGCAAGCAGTCGCCGGTGGGCGAGAAGGTGATCGCTGCGCTGAAGGCCAAGTATCCGGCCATCAAGGGGCCGGACGACATCACGCCGGCGGTCGGCGTGGCCAATGCCTACGACGGCATGCACCTGGCGGCGCTGGCCATCGCCAAGGCCGGCTCGACCAACGGCCCGGCGGTGCGCGAAGGCTTTTACAAAATCGACCGCTATGAAGGCCTGATCAAGACCTACGTCCAGCCATTCAGCCCGACGGTGCATGACGCGCTCAGCGAGAACGATTATGTCTGGGCGCAGTTCATCGACAACCGCATCCTGCCGGTAGGCGTTTCCAACTAG
- a CDS encoding branched-chain amino acid ABC transporter permease has product MLGSALISGIGLGSMYGLMALGFYITYAVSATVNFAQGSSMMLGAVLCFAFAQTLGLPMALAVALALLLCAAYGLLVERIAVRPFASRGSNAWLMSTVALGIVLDNLVMHTFGKEPRSLPSPLAVTPVEIGGASLGIYPLHLLIPLLGLALAALLHTVSRRTRWGTAMLAVVQNRGAAQLMGIPIRRVVAAAFGLSALLAGIAGVLIAPLFNVNADMGTLFGIKAFAVAILGGITSAWGVILAGLLFGVAEALITATVGSGYTQIITFALVIAVLSLRPNGLFGRAEVRKV; this is encoded by the coding sequence ATGCTGGGATCGGCGCTGATCAGCGGCATCGGGCTGGGTAGCATGTACGGCCTGATGGCGCTGGGTTTCTACATCACCTACGCGGTGTCGGCCACGGTCAATTTCGCGCAGGGCAGTTCGATGATGCTGGGCGCGGTGCTGTGCTTCGCCTTTGCCCAGACGCTGGGCCTGCCGATGGCGCTGGCTGTTGCGCTGGCGCTGCTGCTGTGCGCGGCCTATGGCCTACTGGTGGAGCGCATCGCGGTGCGGCCGTTCGCCAGCCGCGGCTCCAACGCCTGGCTGATGTCGACCGTTGCACTGGGCATCGTGCTCGATAACCTGGTGATGCACACCTTCGGCAAGGAGCCGCGCAGCCTGCCTTCACCGCTGGCGGTGACGCCGGTGGAAATCGGCGGCGCCAGCCTGGGCATCTATCCGCTGCACCTGCTGATCCCGTTGCTGGGCCTGGCATTGGCGGCGCTGCTGCACACGGTATCGCGCCGCACCCGCTGGGGCACGGCCATGTTGGCGGTGGTGCAGAACCGCGGCGCCGCGCAGCTGATGGGCATACCGATCAGGCGGGTCGTGGCGGCCGCGTTCGGCCTGTCGGCGCTGCTGGCGGGCATTGCCGGCGTGCTGATCGCGCCCTTGTTCAATGTGAATGCCGACATGGGAACGCTGTTCGGCATCAAGGCTTTCGCGGTGGCCATCCTGGGTGGCATTACCAGCGCCTGGGGCGTGATTCTGGCCGGGCTGCTGTTCGGCGTCGCCGAGGCGCTGATCACGGCCACCGTGGGCTCGGGCTATACACAGATCATCACGTTCGCGCTGGTCATCGCGGTTCTGTCGCTGCGGCCCAATGGGCTGTTCGGACGGGCGGAGGTAAGGAAAGTATGA
- a CDS encoding branched-chain amino acid ABC transporter ATP-binding protein/permease — protein sequence MKNPSIAVAAARPAALLAFGLARPWQLACAVLALALAFGLALNLNSYYVFVIASIALTAIVGVGLNVLLGLTGQVSFGHVGFYAIGAYAVAILTTRLGWNFWLAWPAAALIAGAFGVLLALPALRVKGPYLAMITIAFSFIVQHVIVEMRGVTGGQNGIMGVAAPSLGLGLGSEQTVALLALATAALLLAGYAWLARGTWGAAMRAVKDSETASESIGINPLVLKTVAFALSALLAGLAGGLFAPLSGFVTPDSFGFMQSILFMLVVVVGGAGSVAGPLVGALVVGLLPEMLSALAEYRLLFFGGLLLLVLWLAPDGMVGALRDLLRRLRPATAAPAYAPVSADLALPARQRRTLAARDLGMVFGGVRAVSGLSFDVPPAAVTSLIGPNGAGKTTALNMLSGFYRPSAGGFTLGGRALEGQASFRVARSGIARTYQTSQLFGSLSVEDNVALAVCRGRLGSLLGAKRYAAPQVRAFTRQLLAYCGYLGALDLPACGLAHVDRRLVEIARALAADPDVLLLDEPAAGLSGDDKHKLGRLLRRIADAGISVVLVEHDMALVMAISDRLVVLDAGQRLAVGTPAEIQNNAAVRQAYLGEAAMLDGDAARVRSAANAPEVLGVGQLVTGYGAEPVLHGIDLQVRRGEMVALLGANGAGKSTLMRALAGLQRPVQGGIHFEGADLTRLPAEAIVARGLVLVPEGRQVFGELSVLDNIRLGAFLDPRDMEARVEQMLQRFPRLRERLHQRAGLLSGGEQQMLAVARGLMSRPRILLLDEPSLGLAPKVIAELFDALDRLRQEDMTILLVDQMAALALSLADRAYVIEGGRVVAQGSAAEIAADEALAQAYLGGH from the coding sequence ATGAAGAACCCCTCGATTGCGGTCGCTGCCGCCAGGCCGGCCGCGCTACTGGCGTTTGGCCTGGCTCGTCCATGGCAGCTGGCATGCGCAGTGCTGGCGCTAGCGCTGGCCTTCGGCCTCGCGCTCAACCTCAACAGCTATTACGTCTTCGTCATCGCCAGCATCGCGCTGACTGCCATCGTCGGCGTCGGTCTCAATGTGCTGCTGGGGCTGACGGGGCAGGTGTCGTTCGGCCATGTCGGCTTCTATGCGATCGGCGCCTATGCGGTCGCGATACTCACCACCAGGCTGGGCTGGAACTTCTGGCTGGCCTGGCCGGCGGCCGCGCTGATCGCCGGCGCCTTCGGCGTGCTGCTGGCCTTGCCGGCGTTGCGCGTGAAGGGTCCGTATCTCGCAATGATCACGATCGCCTTCTCCTTCATCGTGCAGCATGTAATCGTCGAGATGCGCGGCGTCACAGGTGGCCAAAACGGCATCATGGGCGTGGCCGCGCCGTCGCTGGGCCTTGGCTTGGGCAGCGAGCAGACCGTTGCCCTGCTGGCGCTCGCCACCGCCGCGCTGCTGCTTGCCGGCTATGCCTGGCTGGCGCGTGGTACCTGGGGAGCGGCGATGCGCGCAGTCAAGGACAGCGAGACCGCGTCCGAATCGATCGGCATCAATCCGCTGGTGCTCAAGACGGTGGCCTTTGCGCTGTCGGCGCTGCTGGCCGGCTTGGCCGGCGGCCTGTTTGCGCCGCTGTCGGGCTTCGTCACACCGGACAGCTTCGGCTTCATGCAGTCCATTCTGTTCATGCTGGTGGTGGTGGTCGGCGGCGCCGGCTCGGTGGCCGGGCCGCTGGTGGGCGCGCTGGTGGTCGGCCTGCTGCCGGAAATGCTGTCGGCCCTGGCGGAATACCGGCTGCTGTTCTTCGGCGGGCTGCTGCTGCTGGTGCTGTGGCTGGCGCCGGACGGTATGGTCGGCGCGCTGCGCGACCTGCTGCGGCGCCTGCGGCCGGCAACGGCGGCGCCAGCCTATGCGCCGGTGAGCGCGGACCTGGCCTTGCCGGCGCGCCAGCGGCGGACGCTGGCGGCGCGCGACCTGGGCATGGTATTCGGCGGCGTGCGCGCGGTGTCAGGCCTGAGCTTCGATGTGCCGCCGGCGGCGGTGACGAGCCTGATCGGGCCCAACGGCGCCGGCAAGACCACCGCGCTCAACATGCTCAGCGGCTTCTACCGGCCGAGCGCCGGCGGCTTCACGCTTGGCGGCCGCGCGCTGGAAGGCCAGGCCTCGTTCCGGGTGGCGCGCAGCGGCATTGCCCGCACCTACCAGACCTCGCAATTGTTCGGCAGCCTGAGCGTGGAAGACAATGTGGCGCTGGCGGTGTGCCGCGGCCGCCTGGGTTCGCTGCTGGGAGCGAAGCGCTACGCCGCGCCGCAGGTGCGCGCCTTCACGCGCCAGCTGCTGGCCTATTGCGGCTATCTCGGCGCGCTCGACCTGCCGGCCTGCGGCCTAGCGCATGTCGACCGGCGCTTGGTCGAGATCGCCCGAGCGCTGGCGGCCGACCCGGACGTGCTGCTGCTGGACGAACCAGCCGCCGGCCTCTCTGGCGACGACAAGCACAAGCTGGGGCGGCTGTTGCGCCGCATCGCCGATGCCGGCATCAGCGTGGTGCTGGTCGAACACGACATGGCGCTGGTGATGGCCATCTCCGACCGGCTGGTGGTGCTAGACGCGGGCCAGCGGCTGGCGGTCGGCACGCCGGCCGAGATCCAGAACAATGCCGCGGTGCGCCAGGCCTATCTGGGCGAGGCGGCAATGCTCGACGGAGACGCGGCGCGGGTGCGCAGCGCGGCGAACGCGCCGGAAGTGCTGGGCGTGGGCCAGCTGGTGACGGGCTACGGCGCCGAGCCGGTGCTGCACGGCATCGACCTGCAGGTTAGGCGCGGCGAAATGGTGGCGCTGCTGGGCGCCAACGGCGCCGGCAAGTCCACGCTGATGCGCGCGCTGGCCGGCCTGCAGCGCCCGGTGCAAGGCGGCATTCACTTCGAAGGGGCTGACCTGACGCGGCTGCCGGCCGAGGCCATCGTTGCGCGCGGGCTGGTGCTGGTGCCGGAAGGCCGCCAGGTATTCGGCGAGCTGTCGGTGCTGGACAATATTCGGCTTGGCGCCTTTCTCGATCCACGCGACATGGAGGCTAGGGTTGAACAGATGCTGCAACGCTTTCCGCGCCTGCGCGAGCGGCTGCATCAGCGCGCGGGCCTGTTGTCCGGCGGTGAACAGCAGATGCTGGCGGTGGCGCGCGGCCTGATGTCGCGGCCGCGCATCCTGTTACTGGACGAGCCCTCGCTAGGCCTGGCGCCCAAGGTCATTGCCGAGCTGTTCGATGCGCTGGACCGCCTGCGGCAGGAAGACATGACGATCCTGCTGGTGGACCAGATGGCGGCGCTGGCCCTTTCGCTGGCGGACCGCGCCTATGTGATCGAAGGCGGGCGCGTCGTGGCGCAGGGTAGTGCGGCCGAGATTGCGGCGGACGAGGCGTTGGCGCAAGCCTATCTTGGCGGGCACTGA
- a CDS encoding YiiX/YebB-like N1pC/P60 family cysteine hydrolase yields the protein MLAVELPSFNNALFPGNAPPETNVPSDWPVWMCPNFTDWLPGDIVLIRSRGKLKDAAIVVAQSCSLSSATRAGRHFVHAAMYVGNGEIVDITAAGAAQRSIWTYCEHHAITLRRFPGLDAAERSRIVLFALNLATQGQSYSWSQLVTSKLVPGTEPQTDALYCSTLVGLAYQKAAGVQLHAQRFYKPLYPGTLAEHNGLDMVPLEWRPV from the coding sequence TTGCTGGCAGTTGAGTTGCCTTCATTTAATAACGCCCTATTTCCGGGCAACGCACCACCCGAAACGAACGTGCCGTCCGACTGGCCGGTATGGATGTGCCCGAATTTCACTGACTGGCTGCCGGGTGACATCGTGCTAATACGCTCCCGGGGTAAGTTAAAAGACGCGGCGATCGTTGTTGCCCAATCATGCAGTTTAAGTTCTGCCACCCGCGCCGGCCGCCACTTTGTCCATGCGGCTATGTATGTGGGCAATGGCGAAATTGTCGACATCACAGCAGCCGGCGCAGCACAACGTTCGATCTGGACATACTGCGAGCATCATGCGATCACCTTGCGCCGCTTCCCTGGCCTAGATGCCGCGGAGCGCAGCCGAATCGTTCTGTTCGCGCTGAACCTAGCCACGCAGGGCCAATCGTATTCATGGTCGCAGCTGGTCACATCCAAGCTGGTGCCGGGCACCGAGCCACAAACAGATGCGCTGTATTGCAGCACTCTGGTTGGCCTGGCGTACCAAAAAGCAGCTGGCGTTCAACTCCATGCACAGCGTTTCTATAAGCCCCTGTATCCAGGCACTTTGGCCGAACACAATGGACTCGATATGGTGCCTCTGGAATGGCGGCCGGTCTGA
- a CDS encoding AAA family ATPase gives MLQETLTGEPSGLTKVPAVWKAWIAAAKFEVEPTAINLSKALKAVASWLPIQSWRPLQWRSSWPIAVCLRLATTSKDLMHYADLAATGQLGDISDWSSAQESWQIHVDLDLSLNLIDEGQPWTKDTIKKVPPFMALPYWAYAESPRLNKSQGARLNSAKKIEKSYFKVSSPNIRNVLAEVGLALIRQLGAKSAKDITALSGFLSTAPENIAFFIPRPKWLNRLEWIKLLDTAPLPVELNAYSSADALIDALSESNFHPIVLRSIVLMLDIHSGYISNLEKLQEMTNGVEIPNMQLTTKTELTILKIFSGHFPANIDDFLNDFAVLINEYPNCYNWGILLSILQTGRLKASQVSVLLSKAIEKVGLHHHLSSSFIRQLRDTIQARSSELDDHWTWTRLALPMPSPQSAPQTHFEPAIPKLPVAITGIELHDLRGIHHLKLDFSLPSDNGKGQWIVILGPNGIGKTTILGSLILALRNTKDPVIWPKGAFANSWQRQRSVAEELPVDTQIVVSLRDDIQHRTLIRSNGSTSFHQIPEKNRPRLFPLFAYGCRRGSALGGASRQVDLMDDGGPEIATLFDEGASLIHAETWLLQLDGDAAKTSKSKITFKAVITALKILLDVEAVCIEDRQVWVTEKGRPKLPLSSMSDGYLTSAGWFLDLMARWLALAEQYNEPIKANFLEQMRGLVLIDEIDLHLHPRWQIEIITRTRKLLPRMSFIVTTHNPVTLVGAKAEEIWMLSMESGQVKATCGVESPMLLTGGQIYRSYFDIQDIYPDGLGRALQRYSFLSGYALRNDSEEEELVSLKTKLTNANIEPGWDVVPRKEIKG, from the coding sequence ATGTTACAGGAAACTTTAACGGGCGAGCCAAGCGGCCTAACTAAGGTACCAGCCGTATGGAAAGCATGGATTGCTGCCGCCAAATTCGAAGTAGAGCCAACTGCAATTAACTTGTCAAAAGCATTAAAGGCTGTTGCCAGTTGGCTTCCGATTCAAAGTTGGCGTCCATTGCAGTGGCGATCCAGTTGGCCTATAGCAGTATGTTTGCGTCTTGCTACAACCTCAAAAGATTTAATGCACTATGCTGATTTAGCGGCTACGGGGCAGTTAGGCGATATTAGTGATTGGTCAAGCGCGCAAGAATCATGGCAAATACATGTTGATTTAGATCTTTCATTAAATTTAATTGACGAGGGTCAACCTTGGACCAAAGATACCATAAAAAAAGTTCCACCATTTATGGCTTTGCCATATTGGGCTTATGCAGAATCTCCTCGGCTAAACAAATCTCAGGGTGCTAGGTTAAATTCTGCCAAGAAAATCGAGAAATCATATTTTAAGGTGTCTTCGCCAAATATACGTAATGTCCTTGCAGAAGTAGGGTTAGCGCTAATAAGACAGTTAGGCGCGAAATCAGCTAAGGACATTACGGCACTAAGCGGATTTCTTAGTACAGCCCCTGAAAACATCGCTTTTTTTATTCCACGACCAAAATGGTTAAACCGTCTTGAATGGATAAAATTATTAGATACGGCACCTTTGCCAGTGGAGCTGAATGCCTACTCGTCAGCTGATGCGCTGATAGATGCTTTGAGCGAATCAAATTTTCATCCAATTGTATTGAGATCGATCGTATTAATGTTAGACATCCATTCCGGATACATTTCGAATCTCGAGAAGTTACAAGAGATGACTAATGGCGTTGAAATTCCAAACATGCAGCTAACCACAAAAACGGAACTGACGATACTCAAAATATTTTCTGGACACTTCCCCGCCAATATTGATGATTTTCTCAATGACTTTGCAGTTTTGATAAATGAATACCCAAATTGTTACAACTGGGGCATATTGCTATCTATTTTACAGACTGGGCGCCTTAAGGCCAGCCAGGTAAGTGTGCTACTTTCGAAAGCAATAGAAAAGGTGGGCTTGCATCATCACTTATCTAGTTCTTTTATCAGGCAGCTGCGAGACACAATCCAGGCGCGAAGCTCTGAATTGGATGATCATTGGACTTGGACAAGATTAGCACTGCCGATGCCATCTCCTCAGTCGGCGCCACAAACACATTTTGAGCCCGCTATCCCGAAGCTACCCGTGGCGATTACTGGAATTGAACTGCATGACCTTCGTGGTATTCATCACCTTAAACTAGACTTTTCTCTTCCGTCTGATAATGGCAAGGGTCAATGGATTGTGATTCTCGGCCCTAATGGAATAGGTAAAACGACTATTCTTGGTAGTTTGATTCTTGCATTACGCAATACAAAGGATCCGGTTATTTGGCCTAAAGGCGCTTTCGCTAATTCTTGGCAGAGGCAAAGAAGTGTAGCTGAAGAACTCCCTGTAGACACTCAGATTGTGGTATCGCTACGCGATGACATACAACACCGGACTTTGATCCGCTCTAACGGGTCTACAAGTTTCCACCAAATTCCGGAAAAAAATCGTCCGCGCCTTTTTCCATTATTTGCTTACGGATGTCGAAGGGGTTCAGCGCTTGGAGGTGCTTCACGTCAAGTGGATCTAATGGATGATGGAGGGCCTGAAATCGCAACCTTGTTTGATGAAGGAGCCAGCTTAATACATGCTGAAACATGGCTGCTTCAGCTGGATGGAGATGCAGCTAAGACAAGTAAAAGCAAAATTACTTTTAAAGCGGTAATAACTGCCCTGAAAATATTGCTTGATGTTGAAGCAGTGTGTATAGAAGACAGACAGGTTTGGGTAACTGAAAAAGGTCGACCAAAGCTTCCCTTAAGCTCAATGAGTGATGGATACCTCACGAGCGCCGGTTGGTTTCTTGATCTTATGGCTAGGTGGTTAGCATTAGCAGAGCAGTATAATGAACCTATTAAAGCTAATTTTTTAGAACAAATGCGAGGTTTGGTATTGATAGATGAGATTGACTTGCATCTGCACCCTCGTTGGCAAATAGAAATCATTACTCGCACCAGGAAATTACTTCCACGAATGTCATTCATTGTGACTACTCACAATCCTGTTACGTTAGTTGGTGCAAAGGCAGAAGAAATTTGGATGTTATCGATGGAAAGCGGACAGGTTAAAGCGACTTGCGGAGTCGAGTCACCGATGCTATTGACTGGTGGACAGATATATCGAAGTTACTTTGATATTCAAGACATTTATCCAGATGGGCTGGGTAGAGCTCTACAACGGTATAGTTTTCTATCCGGCTATGCGCTGAGGAATGATAGTGAAGAAGAAGAATTGGTGTCGCTGAAAACGAAACTAACAAATGCGAATATTGAGCCCGGGTGGGATGTAGTGCCGCGGAAAGAAATTAAGGGATAA